GGTGTCCCGGCCCCTTGGGGGCGACCAGCACCAGGTCCACGCTCTCCGGCGGGGTGATGTAGCCGTAGCGGACGTTGAAGCCGTGGCTGAAGAACAGCGCGTCGCCCGGCTTCAGGTTCGGCTCGATGTCATTCGCGTAGACGGACCGCTGCACGGTGTCCGGCGCCTGGATCGAGATCAGGTCGGCCTCGGCGGCGGCCTCCGCCGGGGTGACCACCCGCAGGCCCTCCTCCTCGGCCTTCGCGCGGGACTTGGAGCCCTCGGGGAGTCCGATGCGGACGTCGACGCCGGAGTCGCGCAGGCTCAGCGCGTGTGCGTGCCCCTGGCTGCCATAGCCGATGACGGCCACCTTGCGCGCCTGGATCAGGCCGAGGTCGGCGTCGTCATCGTAAAAGGTTTCGGCTGGCATGAGGGTTTCTGACTTCCTTTCACATGTTTGTGTCTGTGGTTCAGCGCGTTCCGGTCGCCGTGATGGACCGGGCACCCCGGCCGACCGCGACCATCCCGGACTGCACAAGTTCCCGGACCCCGTACGGCTCCAGCATGCGCAGCAGGGCGTTGATCTTGTCGCCGGTGCCGGTGGCTTCGATGGTCAGTGCCTCCGGCGAGACGTCCACCACCTTGGCACGGAACAGCTGCACGGTCTCCAGCACCTGGCTGCGCACGGTGGCGTCGGCCCTGACCTTGACCAGCAGCAGTTCGCGTTGCACCGCGGTGCTCGGCTCGAGCTCCACGATCTTGATGACGTTGACCAGCTTGTTGAGCTGTTTGGTCACCTGCTCGAGCGGTAGCTCGTCCACGGCGACCACAATCGTCATCCTGGACACCTCCGGGTTCTCCGTGGGTCCAACGGCGAGGGACTCGATGTTGAAACCGCGCCGGGAGAACAACCCGGAGACGCGGGCGAGCACCCCTGGCACGTTCTCCACCAGGACGCTCAACGTGTGGGTAGACATCAGATCTCATCCTCGTCGAACAGCGGGCGGATCCCGCGGGCGGCCATGATCTCGTCGTTGCCGGTGCCCGCGGCGACCATCGGCCACACCTGCGCGTCCTTGCCGACCACGAAGTCGATCACCACGGGCCGGTCGTTGATCGCCATCGCCCGCTCGATCACGGTGTCCACCTCGTCCTTGGTCTCACAGCGCAGACCCGCGCAGCCCAGCGACTCGGCCAGCAGCGTGAAGTCCGGGATGCGGTGCTTGTGCGTACCGAGGTCGGTGTTGGAGTAGCGCTCGGCATAGAACAGGTTCTGCCACTGCCGGACCATGCCGAGGTTGCCGTTGTTGATCACCGCGACCTTGATCGGGGCTCCCTCGATCGCACAGGTGGCCAGCTCCTGGTTGGTCATCTGGAAGCAGCCGTCCCCGTCGATGGCCCAGACCTGCTTGTCCGGCTGGCCGAACTGGGCGCCCATCGCCGCGGGCACCGCGAAGCCCATCGTGCCGAGGCCACCGGAGTTGATCCAGGTGCCCGGCCGTTCGTACCCGATGAACTGGGCCGCCCACATCTGGTGCTGCCCCACGCCCGCCGTGTACACCGCGTCCGGCCCGGCGAGCCTGCCGATCCGCTCGATCACGTACTGCGGGGACAGCGAGCCGTCCGGGGGCCACTCGTAGCCGGCGGGGAAGGTGTCCCGCCAGGAGTTGAGCTGGGTCCACCATGCCGCGAGGTCCGGCTCCCCGGACTGCTCGGCCTCCTGCCGTACGGCGGTGATCAGCTCCGCGATGATCTCCGCGCAGTCCCCGACGATCGGCACGTCCGCCTTGCGGTTCTTGGAGATCTCCGCCGGATCGATGTCGGCATGCACCACGGTGGCGTCCGGCGCGAAGGAGGAAAGCTGGCCGGTCACCCGGTCGTCGAACCGGGCACCCAGCGCGATCAGCAGGTCGGAACGCTGCATCGCCGCAACCGCGGCCACCGTGCCGTGCATCCCCGGCATGCCGAGGTGCTGGGAGTGCGAGTCGGGGAAGGCGCCGCGGGCCATCAGCGTGGTCACCACCGGGATACCGGTGGCCTCGGCGAGCTCACGCAGCTGCGCGGTGGCCTTCGCCTTGATCACACCGCCGCCGACGTAGAGCACCGGCCTGCGCGAGTGGGAGATCAGCCTGGCCGCCTCCCGGACCTGCTTGCCGTGCGGGCGCAGGGTGGGCCGGTAGCCGGGCAGGTGCATCTCCGCGGGCCAGGCGAAGGAGGTGGTCTCCTGCAGCACGTCCTTGGGGATGTCCACCAGCACCGGTCCCGGCCTGCCGCTGGCCGCGAGGTGGAACGCCTCGGCGATCACCCTCGGGATGTCGGCCGGGTTGGTGACCAGGTAGTTGTGCTTGGTGATCGGCATCGTGATGCCGCAGATGTCCGCTTCCTGGAACGCGTCGGTGCCGATCAGCGCCCTGGTCTGCTGACCGGTGATCGCGACCAGCGGCACCGAGTCCATGTTCGCGTCGGCCAGCGGGGTCACCAGGTTCGTCGCTCCCGGACCCGAAGTGGCCATGCACACCCCGACCTTGCCGGTGGCCTGCGCGTAGCCGGTCGCCGCGTGGCCCGCACCCTGCTCGTGCCGGACCAGGACGTGCCGGACCTTGGTGGAGTCGAGCAACGGGTCATAGGCGGGAAGGATGGTGCCACCCGGAATACCGAAG
The sequence above is drawn from the Amycolatopsis aidingensis genome and encodes:
- a CDS encoding acetolactate synthase large subunit; this encodes MTSATSRSDKNAGTAPASGTPTPSPAQPGQGARPKPAPPAGTPVRVTGAQSLVRSLEAVGAEVVFGIPGGTILPAYDPLLDSTKVRHVLVRHEQGAGHAATGYAQATGKVGVCMATSGPGATNLVTPLADANMDSVPLVAITGQQTRALIGTDAFQEADICGITMPITKHNYLVTNPADIPRVIAEAFHLAASGRPGPVLVDIPKDVLQETTSFAWPAEMHLPGYRPTLRPHGKQVREAARLISHSRRPVLYVGGGVIKAKATAQLRELAEATGIPVVTTLMARGAFPDSHSQHLGMPGMHGTVAAVAAMQRSDLLIALGARFDDRVTGQLSSFAPDATVVHADIDPAEISKNRKADVPIVGDCAEIIAELITAVRQEAEQSGEPDLAAWWTQLNSWRDTFPAGYEWPPDGSLSPQYVIERIGRLAGPDAVYTAGVGQHQMWAAQFIGYERPGTWINSGGLGTMGFAVPAAMGAQFGQPDKQVWAIDGDGCFQMTNQELATCAIEGAPIKVAVINNGNLGMVRQWQNLFYAERYSNTDLGTHKHRIPDFTLLAESLGCAGLRCETKDEVDTVIERAMAINDRPVVIDFVVGKDAQVWPMVAAGTGNDEIMAARGIRPLFDEDEI
- the ilvN gene encoding acetolactate synthase small subunit, translated to MSTHTLSVLVENVPGVLARVSGLFSRRGFNIESLAVGPTENPEVSRMTIVVAVDELPLEQVTKQLNKLVNVIKIVELEPSTAVQRELLLVKVRADATVRSQVLETVQLFRAKVVDVSPEALTIEATGTGDKINALLRMLEPYGVRELVQSGMVAVGRGARSITATGTR